The following proteins come from a genomic window of Acidobacteriota bacterium:
- the guaB gene encoding IMP dehydrogenase → MLEFPIKEGLTFDDVLIMPSKSKVMPNETDVTTYLTDKIKINIPIISSAMDTVTESKMAIAMAQMGGIGIIHKNLSIEDQAEEINKVKRFESGMIVDPITMGPENKIYEAIEVMKKHKISGVPIVENGKLVGILTNRDLRFETRMDLDIKEAMTKENLITAPLGISMEEAVKILHKHRIEKLLVVDENFHLKGLITVKDIMKKISYPDASKDSFGRLMVGGAIGVGNEAIERASALIEAQVDLIVIDTAHGHSEKVLKTIEILRKKFNHLNIVAGNIASEEAAEDLIKRGVNGVKVGMGPGSICTTRVVTGVGVPQITAIAEVYKVTRKYNIPVISDGGIKYSGDITKALAAGAHSAMVGSLLAGTDESPGEIVLYQGRSYKTYRGMGSIGAMKKGSKDRYFQEELPESKLVPEGIEGRVPYRGSVMNIVNLLVGGLRAGMGYAGCKNLEELREKSKFIKITNAGLREGHVHDVIITEEAPNYRIE, encoded by the coding sequence ATGTTAGAATTTCCCATTAAAGAAGGATTAACATTTGATGATGTACTAATAATGCCATCAAAATCTAAAGTAATGCCTAATGAAACCGATGTTACAACTTATCTTACAGATAAAATAAAAATAAATATCCCAATCATCAGCTCAGCGATGGATACAGTCACAGAATCAAAAATGGCAATTGCAATGGCCCAGATGGGAGGAATTGGAATTATTCATAAAAACTTATCAATAGAAGACCAGGCAGAAGAAATCAATAAGGTAAAAAGATTTGAAAGTGGAATGATAGTCGATCCTATAACGATGGGCCCTGAGAATAAAATCTATGAAGCAATTGAGGTAATGAAAAAACATAAAATCTCTGGAGTTCCTATCGTTGAAAATGGAAAACTTGTAGGAATTCTCACAAATAGAGATTTAAGGTTTGAAACCCGTATGGATCTGGATATCAAAGAAGCCATGACCAAAGAAAATTTAATAACCGCTCCTTTAGGAATTTCAATGGAAGAGGCTGTTAAAATATTACACAAGCATAGAATTGAAAAACTTCTTGTAGTCGATGAAAATTTTCATCTTAAGGGGTTAATTACCGTAAAAGATATAATGAAAAAAATTTCTTATCCTGACGCAAGCAAAGATTCATTTGGAAGGTTAATGGTTGGAGGAGCTATTGGAGTAGGAAACGAGGCAATCGAAAGAGCTTCTGCTTTGATCGAGGCTCAGGTTGATTTGATTGTTATTGATACTGCTCACGGACACTCGGAAAAGGTGTTAAAAACAATTGAAATCCTGCGGAAAAAATTTAATCATCTGAACATCGTAGCGGGTAATATAGCAAGTGAGGAAGCTGCAGAAGATCTAATTAAAAGAGGGGTAAATGGAGTTAAAGTTGGAATGGGTCCTGGTTCCATATGTACGACAAGGGTTGTCACTGGAGTTGGAGTTCCCCAAATAACTGCTATTGCTGAAGTTTATAAAGTTACAAGAAAATATAATATTCCAGTTATTTCTGATGGAGGGATAAAATATTCTGGAGACATTACAAAAGCCTTAGCTGCTGGAGCCCACTCTGCGATGGTAGGAAGTTTGCTCGCTGGAACAGATGAAAGTCCAGGAGAGATAGTTCTATATCAGGGAAGATCATATAAAACTTATAGAGGAATGGGTTCAATTGGAGCTATGAAAAAAGGAAGCAAAGACAGATATTTCCAAGAGGAACTACCAGAATCCAAACTCGTTCCTGAAGGAATTGAAGGAAGAGTTCCATACAGAGGATCTGTAATGAATATAGTTAACCTCCTTGTAGGCGGGCTTAGGGCAGGAATGGGATATGCAGGCTGCAAAAATTTAGAGGAACTCCGGGAAAAATCCAAGTTTATAAAAATAACAAACGCAGGTCTAAGGGAAGGCCATGTTCACGATGTGATCATCACTGAAGAAGCTCCAAATTACAGGATAGAATAA
- a CDS encoding response regulator, which translates to MRKKILIVDFNLYSLRELKQFLESNEFIVYSAQDGEMAYKTYLEDKPDLVITEIVIPKIHGLHLCKRIALESEHRTPVILISGIYKSIYIKEEVINFYGASAFFEKPINKRLLMWEILKLLNIRISEKILFKKIGESELIEMYDESIDYKKIADSAREKISSKEFFHDIIDEINKELETL; encoded by the coding sequence ATGAGAAAAAAAATATTAATTGTTGATTTTAACCTTTATTCTTTAAGAGAATTGAAGCAGTTTTTAGAGTCCAACGAATTCATTGTATACTCTGCTCAGGATGGAGAAATGGCATATAAAACTTATTTAGAGGACAAGCCTGACCTTGTTATTACTGAGATTGTAATTCCTAAAATTCATGGTTTACATTTATGCAAGAGAATTGCTCTGGAATCAGAACATAGAACCCCAGTAATTTTGATTTCTGGGATATATAAATCAATTTATATAAAAGAAGAAGTTATTAATTTTTATGGAGCCTCGGCTTTTTTTGAAAAACCGATTAACAAACGTCTTCTAATGTGGGAAATTTTAAAATTGCTTAATATCAGAATTTCAGAAAAGATTTTATTTAAAAAGATTGGTGAAAGTGAGCTTATTGAAATGTACGATGAATCGATTGATTATAAAAAAATAGCGGATTCCGCCAGAGAGAAAATTTCATCAAAAGAATTTTTTCATGATATAATTGATGAGATTAATAAAGAATTAGAAACTCTTTAA
- a CDS encoding galactokinase, with the protein MLKERIGKTINKFREIYGDSNIRVVCAPGRVNLIGEHTDYNDGFVFPVAIDRNILMAFSEREDNFIYLHSLNFNQQSIFSLDDISFEENARWSNYTRGVTHFLKKEGYKLKGMNALIEGNIPIGSGLSSSAALEVASALAFKTINNLEIENTKMALLCQRAENEFVGMKCGIMDQFISILGKKDNALFLDCRNLNYELITLNLKSKKFIIVNTKVKRGLVDSEYNIRRRECEEGVKILKNFIPEIKALRDVTSENFEKYKDNLPENVKKRCKHVIYENERVLDSIEALKVNDFKKFGKYMYESHLSLKENYEVSCKELDLIVKTAMNTKGGYGSRMTGAGFGGCTVSLLDISSEEEFIEKISNEYKAKFGLFPEIIPVSIEDGAKLINHQ; encoded by the coding sequence ATGCTAAAAGAAAGGATAGGGAAAACAATAAATAAATTTAGAGAAATTTATGGAGACTCAAATATAAGGGTTGTATGTGCCCCTGGAAGGGTCAATTTAATTGGCGAGCATACCGATTATAACGATGGTTTTGTTTTTCCTGTTGCAATCGATAGAAATATCCTGATGGCTTTTTCAGAAAGAGAGGATAACTTCATTTATCTTCATTCCCTGAATTTCAACCAACAATCAATTTTTTCTCTCGATGATATTTCTTTTGAAGAAAATGCAAGATGGAGCAATTACACTAGAGGAGTGACTCATTTTCTCAAAAAAGAAGGATATAAATTAAAAGGAATGAATGCATTAATTGAAGGAAATATTCCCATTGGCTCTGGACTAAGTTCTTCTGCTGCTCTTGAAGTTGCTTCAGCGCTTGCATTTAAAACAATAAACAATTTAGAAATTGAAAACACTAAAATGGCTCTTTTATGCCAGAGAGCTGAGAATGAATTTGTGGGAATGAAATGCGGAATTATGGATCAATTCATCTCAATTCTTGGTAAAAAAGATAATGCTCTTTTTCTTGACTGCAGAAATTTGAATTATGAATTAATAACATTAAATTTGAAAAGCAAAAAATTTATCATCGTTAACACAAAAGTAAAAAGAGGCCTTGTTGATTCTGAATACAATATAAGAAGGAGAGAATGTGAGGAAGGAGTAAAAATATTAAAGAACTTTATACCAGAAATAAAAGCACTGAGAGATGTAACTTCAGAAAATTTTGAAAAATATAAGGATAATTTACCTGAAAATGTAAAAAAAAGATGTAAGCATGTGATTTATGAAAATGAAAGGGTTTTAGATTCAATTGAGGCATTAAAAGTAAATGATTTTAAAAAGTTCGGGAAATACATGTATGAATCTCACCTTTCATTAAAGGAAAATTATGAAGTGAGTTGTAAAGAACTTGATCTAATAGTGAAGACAGCAATGAATACAAAAGGGGGTTATGGATCAAGAATGACTGGAGCTGGATTTGGAGGATGCACTGTGAGTCTTCTCGATATAAGTTCAGAGGAAGAATTTATAGAGAAAATAAGTAATGAATATAAAGCTAAATTTGGACTCTTTCCTGAAATAATTCCTGTTTCAATCGAAGATGGAGCAAAACTTATAAATCATCAATAA
- a CDS encoding sodium:solute symporter family protein, with amino-acid sequence MEGAILKAQWIDYTIIVLYFSVTILVGFFLKKYIKTGEDFFLSGRSLPSWVTGLAFLAANLGALEVMGMVANSTKYGIHTVHFYWVGAIPAMLFIGLFMMPFYYGSRVRSVPEYLKYRYNEATRGLNAISFSIMTVFMSGINMYAMALIFKMLLGWSLTSSIFIAAFVVLIYVFLGGLSSSIYNEVLQFFLIWLGLLPVVFLGLKEVNGLQGLIQRLPEEFTRAWAPLSHTSTNPMGIHWLGMVLGLGFVLSFGYWTTDFLVVQRALSAENLNASKRTPVIASFPKMLMPILVVIPGLIAIAVLPQFDLNSSGEKPYNMALPLIMAKYLPNGVLGLGLIALLASFMSGMAGNVTAFNTVWTYDIYEAYIKKGAPDSHYVKMGRFATFFGVMISIGTAYIVLGFPNLMDYMQLIFSFFNAPLFATFLLGMFWKGATPWGGFFGLLIGILTAASHYILVKINLISYPSEMASNFWQAWWAWLMCFVLTILVSLFTPKKDPNELKGLVMGLSSKEHSIEKKWYKKPATLGIISFLFFIILNIIFW; translated from the coding sequence ATGGAAGGGGCTATACTAAAAGCTCAATGGATTGATTATACAATTATTGTATTATACTTCTCTGTAACAATTCTTGTCGGATTCTTTCTCAAAAAATACATAAAGACTGGCGAGGATTTCTTTCTCTCTGGGAGATCACTTCCAAGCTGGGTAACGGGATTGGCTTTTTTAGCTGCAAACCTTGGAGCTCTCGAAGTTATGGGAATGGTAGCCAATTCAACAAAATATGGAATTCATACTGTCCATTTCTATTGGGTCGGTGCTATTCCGGCAATGCTTTTTATAGGTTTATTCATGATGCCTTTTTATTACGGCAGCCGAGTCAGAAGCGTCCCAGAATATTTAAAATATAGATATAACGAAGCTACAAGAGGTTTGAATGCAATTTCATTTTCAATAATGACTGTATTTATGAGCGGCATAAATATGTATGCGATGGCCTTAATTTTTAAGATGCTCCTTGGATGGTCGTTAACATCGAGTATTTTTATCGCTGCATTCGTTGTTCTAATTTATGTATTTTTAGGCGGACTCTCATCATCGATTTATAATGAGGTACTTCAATTTTTTCTGATATGGCTGGGTCTTTTACCAGTTGTCTTTCTTGGATTAAAAGAAGTTAACGGTTTGCAAGGGCTAATACAAAGACTCCCTGAAGAATTTACAAGAGCCTGGGCACCTCTTTCCCATACTTCTACCAATCCCATGGGAATCCACTGGCTTGGAATGGTTCTCGGCCTTGGTTTTGTCCTCTCATTTGGTTACTGGACAACTGATTTTCTCGTAGTCCAGAGAGCCCTCTCGGCAGAAAATCTCAATGCCTCAAAAAGAACGCCTGTCATAGCTTCTTTTCCAAAAATGCTGATGCCAATACTTGTTGTTATCCCGGGGCTTATTGCAATCGCAGTGTTACCTCAATTTGACCTTAATTCATCGGGTGAAAAACCATACAATATGGCGCTTCCCCTCATCATGGCTAAATATCTCCCCAATGGAGTCTTGGGATTGGGACTAATTGCTCTCCTTGCATCCTTTATGTCCGGGATGGCTGGAAATGTTACAGCCTTCAACACTGTCTGGACATATGACATTTATGAAGCTTACATAAAAAAAGGAGCTCCTGATTCCCATTACGTAAAAATGGGCAGATTTGCTACTTTTTTTGGAGTTATGATAAGCATCGGAACAGCTTACATCGTTCTCGGCTTTCCAAACCTTATGGATTATATGCAATTGATTTTTTCTTTCTTCAATGCTCCACTCTTTGCAACATTTTTACTCGGGATGTTCTGGAAGGGAGCAACTCCTTGGGGAGGCTTTTTTGGTTTGTTGATTGGAATACTAACTGCAGCTTCCCATTATATTCTTGTAAAAATTAATCTCATTAGCTATCCGAGTGAAATGGCTTCAAATTTCTGGCAGGCATGGTGGGCATGGCTCATGTGTTTTGTTTTAACTATTTTAGTAAGTTTATTCACTCCTAAAAAAGACCCAAATGAATTAAAAGGTCTTGTAATGGGATTATCCTCCAAGGAACATAGCATAGAAAAAAAATGGTATAAAAAACCTGCTACCCTTGGAATAATTTCCTTTTTATTTTTTATTATCCTAAACATTATATTCTGGTGA
- a CDS encoding NPCBM/NEW2 domain-containing protein, with product MKKEIYILLFLCFLTGFYGFSDENFKIEKENSVKEMNSWPQPIPCRIKEGKNLDLFIMTLGDVKTPLADGIFDPVKDRVILNDGRIIENYYKDILKIKYFKPIDKSVFNLPPSGWCSWYYYYQEINEDEVKKNAKWLSENLKDFGAEYCQIDDGWQGKGHGMGDNRDWTTIDKRFPEGMEKLANFIKEVGLKPGLWLAPHGQSNWEVVKKSKAFLLDKDQKSISDTWEGNFLLDPSKKEAIKYLEDLFTVFSSKWGYEYFKIDGQPIVINEFKKYQKKMKSPEGDPEELYRDTLFAIRRAIGSNRYLLGCWGIPLQGIGIMNGSRTGGDVLLNWEGFFTALNATMRHYYLHNIAWYCDPDVMLVRYPLTLESARAWATLQGLTGQALMASDRLYDLSPERVEILKRVYPAVDIRPLDLFPSNKNKRIWDLKVNYIGREYDVIGIFNYDEEKSIGIKLDWHELGFSADSLIHVYDFWQKEYLGCWEKGMYVPILPASCRVLTLIKAEEKPQLISTSRHITQGWVDLKEINYDENKMKYSGKSALIKDDPYELRFVFPRSGKTFRIKEAKAESLSVKISNYHGWGSVQFTSPINTEISWEVYFEPADLYTYPVETPDGVRFEVKGLDGIKLSWNPLYSLSAGYLVYLNDEVSGYTPVNSYEIKGLDVDKVNKVKIYGVWFDGSKSKKPAEIEFKLSELIQDEIYLSDVEPVSISSGWGMPQMDKAVSRLPLKIGDNIYKKGIGTHAISDIIYNINNLYNFFSAWVGIDSNTQEKRGSVEFIVYGDDNELWRSSIMKKEDPVQKVLINITGVKILRLYVSDGGDGISWDHANWAEAKLSRKND from the coding sequence ATGAAAAAAGAAATTTATATTCTTTTATTTTTGTGTTTTTTAACTGGTTTTTATGGATTTTCAGATGAGAATTTTAAAATAGAAAAGGAAAATTCTGTAAAAGAAATGAATAGTTGGCCTCAACCAATTCCGTGCAGAATTAAAGAGGGAAAGAATTTGGATTTATTCATAATGACGCTGGGAGATGTAAAAACTCCATTGGCAGATGGAATTTTTGACCCTGTGAAGGACAGAGTTATTTTAAATGATGGAAGAATTATAGAAAATTATTACAAAGACATTTTAAAAATAAAATACTTCAAGCCAATAGATAAATCAGTGTTTAATTTGCCTCCTTCCGGCTGGTGTTCATGGTACTATTACTATCAGGAAATAAATGAGGATGAAGTTAAAAAAAATGCTAAATGGCTCTCAGAGAACCTGAAAGATTTCGGCGCAGAATACTGTCAGATTGACGATGGTTGGCAGGGAAAGGGACATGGGATGGGAGATAACAGAGACTGGACAACCATTGATAAACGTTTTCCAGAGGGAATGGAAAAGCTTGCCAATTTTATTAAAGAAGTTGGATTGAAGCCTGGATTATGGCTTGCTCCTCATGGGCAGAGCAACTGGGAGGTAGTTAAAAAATCGAAAGCTTTTTTACTGGATAAGGACCAAAAATCTATTTCAGATACTTGGGAAGGAAATTTTCTGCTTGATCCATCAAAGAAAGAAGCAATTAAATATTTAGAGGATCTTTTTACAGTTTTTTCTTCGAAATGGGGGTATGAATATTTTAAAATTGATGGCCAGCCAATTGTTATCAATGAATTCAAAAAATACCAGAAGAAAATGAAAAGCCCAGAAGGAGACCCTGAAGAGCTGTATCGAGACACTCTCTTTGCCATTAGAAGAGCAATAGGTTCTAATCGATACCTTTTGGGATGTTGGGGAATACCCCTTCAGGGAATAGGAATAATGAATGGCTCTCGCACAGGAGGAGATGTTCTTCTAAATTGGGAAGGATTTTTTACTGCTCTAAATGCAACGATGAGACACTATTACTTGCATAACATTGCCTGGTATTGTGACCCTGATGTCATGTTAGTAAGATATCCCTTAACCCTGGAGAGTGCAAGGGCATGGGCAACACTTCAGGGATTAACAGGCCAGGCTCTAATGGCAAGCGACAGATTATATGATTTGTCTCCAGAGCGAGTTGAAATACTTAAAAGAGTTTATCCAGCAGTTGACATTCGGCCTCTTGACCTTTTTCCTTCGAATAAAAATAAAAGAATCTGGGATTTGAAAGTGAATTATATTGGAAGAGAATATGATGTGATTGGAATTTTTAACTATGATGAAGAGAAATCAATTGGAATCAAATTGGACTGGCATGAACTTGGCTTCTCAGCGGATTCGTTAATTCATGTTTATGATTTCTGGCAGAAAGAATATTTAGGCTGCTGGGAGAAGGGAATGTATGTTCCTATTTTACCAGCAAGTTGCAGGGTTTTAACTTTAATAAAAGCTGAAGAAAAACCACAGTTGATTTCAACAAGCCGTCACATTACCCAAGGATGGGTAGACTTAAAGGAAATTAATTATGATGAAAATAAGATGAAATACTCTGGAAAGAGTGCTTTAATAAAAGATGATCCCTATGAATTGAGATTTGTTTTTCCAAGGTCAGGGAAAACTTTCCGAATAAAAGAAGCAAAAGCAGAGAGCCTTTCAGTAAAAATATCAAATTATCATGGATGGGGAAGTGTTCAGTTTACAAGCCCGATAAATACAGAAATTTCCTGGGAGGTTTATTTTGAACCCGCAGATTTATACACCTATCCTGTTGAAACGCCTGATGGAGTAAGGTTTGAAGTAAAAGGTCTTGATGGAATTAAATTGTCATGGAATCCCCTTTATTCACTCAGTGCAGGTTATCTTGTTTATCTGAATGATGAAGTATCAGGGTATACTCCGGTAAACAGTTATGAAATTAAGGGGTTGGATGTGGATAAAGTTAATAAAGTAAAAATATATGGAGTGTGGTTCGATGGTTCAAAAAGTAAAAAACCTGCTGAAATTGAATTTAAACTGAGTGAACTAATTCAAGATGAAATTTACCTATCTGATGTTGAACCCGTTTCGATATCATCTGGGTGGGGAATGCCACAGATGGATAAGGCTGTGTCCAGGTTACCCTTAAAAATAGGAGATAATATCTATAAAAAAGGAATTGGCACCCATGCAATTTCTGATATCATTTATAATATAAATAATCTGTATAATTTTTTCTCAGCTTGGGTTGGCATTGATAGTAACACTCAAGAAAAGCGTGGATCAGTGGAGTTCATTGTTTATGGGGATGATAATGAACTATGGAGGAGCAGTATAATGAAAAAAGAAGATCCTGTCCAGAAAGTTTTAATTAATATAACGGGAGTTAAGATACTTAGACTTTATGTGAGTGATGGAGGTGATGGCATAAGCTGGGACCATGCGAATTGGGCAGAAGCAAAACTTTCAAGAAAAAATGATTAA
- the secA gene encoding preprotein translocase subunit SecA produces the protein MLKYILNKIIGTKNERELKKLRPIVWAINELEPKISKLSDGELKQKTSEFKQKIENGATLDDLLIEAFAVVREVAKRTLNMRHFDVQLMGGVVLHQGKIAEMKTGEGKTLVATLSAYLNALTDKGVHIVTVNDYLAKRDTEWMGAIYKFLGLSVGTIQHQMSDEERRKAYSADITYGTNNEFGFDYLRDNMKFRLEDLVQRGHHYAIVDEVDSILIDEARTPLIISGPTEESTSLYYKIDDLVKRLKKDEDYQIDEKTRTVVLNESGISRAEKFLSVENLYEISNMDLIHHIYQALKAHNFFKRDVDYMIKDAKVVIVDEFTGRLMPGRRWSEGLHQAIEAKERVRIEQEYQTLATITFQNYFKMYEKLAGMTGTAETEATEFSVVYGLDVVVIPTNKTLIRYEYPDVIYRTEKEKWQACVKEIEECYKKLQPALVGTISIEKSEKLSSLLKKKGIPHVVLNAKYHEKEAEIVAQAGRLKSVTIATNMAGRGTDILLGGNPEFLAKEEMRKRGYNPHAKWDENLYKEILEKMKHQVEEEHKKVVELNGLHIIGTERHEARRIDNQLRGRAGRQGDPGSSRFYLSLEDDLMRIFGSDRISFIMQKLGMEEGIPIEHKMITKAIERAQKQVEAHNFLIRKHLLEYDDVMNKQREVIYSMRRDILEGKSMKEFIESLIEDILIWNVETYCNGRKHPEEWDIEGLRKALAYQFAFDIREMDGNFGDMTQEDLKDLILFKLKERYQEKEKMIESERMRELERIIMLQVIDSQWKDHLLAMDHLKEGIGLRGYGQRDPLVEYKKESFEMFQEMKNRIEEETIRYIFYFQPVFEFEEKPHKEIKQKFQGPRAIIPKKRRR, from the coding sequence ATGCTTAAGTATATTCTGAATAAGATAATAGGAACAAAGAATGAAAGAGAGTTGAAAAAATTGAGACCAATAGTATGGGCAATAAACGAACTGGAACCAAAAATATCAAAACTCTCTGATGGAGAACTAAAACAAAAAACTTCAGAATTTAAACAAAAAATTGAGAATGGAGCCACTCTGGATGACCTATTAATTGAAGCCTTCGCAGTTGTAAGAGAAGTAGCAAAAAGAACTCTTAATATGAGACATTTTGATGTCCAATTGATGGGAGGAGTTGTTCTCCATCAAGGAAAAATTGCTGAAATGAAAACAGGGGAAGGAAAAACTCTTGTAGCCACCCTCTCTGCTTATTTGAATGCTTTAACAGATAAAGGAGTTCATATAGTTACTGTAAACGATTATTTAGCAAAAAGAGATACAGAATGGATGGGCGCCATTTATAAATTTCTTGGGCTTTCAGTAGGAACAATTCAACATCAGATGTCAGATGAGGAGAGAAGAAAAGCATATTCAGCTGATATAACATATGGAACAAATAATGAGTTTGGCTTTGATTATTTAAGGGATAATATGAAATTCAGACTGGAAGACTTGGTCCAAAGAGGGCATCATTATGCAATTGTGGATGAAGTAGACTCAATTCTAATTGATGAAGCAAGAACACCTCTCATTATTTCAGGCCCAACAGAAGAGTCTACCTCTCTTTATTATAAAATTGATGATTTGGTAAAAAGATTGAAAAAAGACGAAGACTACCAGATAGATGAAAAAACAAGAACAGTTGTTTTAAATGAAAGCGGAATATCAAGAGCAGAGAAATTTTTATCAGTGGAAAATCTTTATGAAATATCTAACATGGACCTTATCCATCATATATACCAGGCACTTAAAGCGCACAATTTCTTCAAAAGAGATGTGGACTACATGATAAAAGATGCAAAAGTAGTTATAGTGGATGAATTCACAGGTCGTCTTATGCCTGGAAGAAGATGGTCAGAAGGACTCCATCAAGCTATAGAAGCTAAAGAAAGAGTTAGAATAGAACAAGAGTATCAAACATTAGCCACTATAACATTCCAGAACTATTTTAAAATGTATGAAAAATTAGCAGGGATGACAGGAACAGCTGAAACCGAAGCAACTGAATTTTCAGTAGTTTATGGACTCGATGTTGTAGTAATACCGACAAATAAGACTCTGATTAGATATGAATATCCAGATGTAATTTATAGAACAGAAAAAGAAAAGTGGCAGGCTTGTGTTAAAGAAATTGAAGAATGTTATAAAAAACTTCAACCAGCTCTTGTTGGAACAATATCGATAGAAAAATCTGAAAAATTAAGCTCTCTATTGAAAAAGAAAGGAATTCCTCATGTTGTACTAAATGCAAAATACCATGAAAAAGAGGCAGAGATTGTAGCTCAGGCAGGAAGACTTAAGTCAGTAACCATTGCAACAAATATGGCAGGAAGAGGAACAGACATACTTTTAGGTGGGAATCCTGAATTCTTAGCTAAGGAAGAGATGAGAAAAAGAGGATATAATCCCCATGCAAAATGGGATGAAAACTTATACAAAGAAATTTTGGAAAAAATGAAGCATCAGGTAGAAGAAGAACATAAGAAGGTTGTGGAACTGAATGGTCTACATATAATTGGAACTGAAAGACATGAAGCAAGGAGAATCGATAATCAACTGAGGGGAAGGGCTGGAAGACAGGGAGATCCGGGTTCCTCAAGATTTTATCTCTCATTAGAAGACGATCTGATGAGAATATTTGGATCTGATAGAATTTCATTTATCATGCAAAAATTAGGGATGGAAGAAGGGATTCCTATCGAACATAAAATGATAACAAAGGCAATCGAAAGAGCTCAAAAACAGGTGGAAGCTCATAACTTTCTAATAAGAAAGCACCTGCTGGAATACGATGATGTAATGAATAAACAAAGAGAAGTTATTTACTCAATGAGAAGAGATATTCTTGAAGGCAAGAGCATGAAAGAATTTATAGAGAGCCTAATAGAAGACATTCTTATATGGAATGTCGAAACTTATTGTAACGGCAGGAAACATCCTGAAGAATGGGATATTGAGGGATTAAGAAAAGCTTTAGCATATCAATTCGCTTTCGACATAAGGGAGATGGATGGAAATTTTGGAGATATGACTCAAGAAGACTTGAAAGATTTAATTCTATTTAAATTAAAAGAAAGATATCAAGAAAAAGAAAAGATGATCGAATCTGAAAGAATGAGGGAACTCGAAAGAATTATAATGCTTCAGGTTATCGACTCTCAATGGAAAGACCATCTATTAGCTATGGACCATTTAAAAGAAGGGATTGGATTAAGAGGTTATGGTCAGCGTGATCCATTGGTTGAATATAAGAAAGAAAGTTTCGAAATGTTTCAAGAAATGAAAAATAGAATTGAAGAAGAAACAATCCGATATATTTTTTACTTCCAGCCAGTTTTCGAATTTGAAGAGAAACCTCATAAAGAAATCAAGCAAAAATTTCAAGGTCCTCGTGCCATAATACCTAAAAAAAGAAGGAGATAA
- a CDS encoding M23 family metallopeptidase — protein MNNKKLKIYFLIFIFSCSIKGIAYQTEILETNKLFTVKLQYRATHPGEILLINIDNSENINSVEVYIFNRVFSTIREYENLTPIILIGIDLETKPGIYKMIIYLNTKKGENFKIEKSIRILGKKFPLKKLWVDEKYVVPPPEALERIKKEKEILNSIWKTVTPNWFINGNFITPLEGKGKFNFGERRIFNRKYRSIHSGEDLISKHGDDIKASNDGKVVLAQELYFSGNTVIIDHGKGLYTLYCHLSSFNIKKDEFIKKGDIIGKVGATGRAIGPHLHWGVKLYDSQIDPYSLLSMPLDLFKNNN, from the coding sequence ATGAATAACAAAAAATTAAAAATATATTTTTTGATTTTTATATTTTCCTGCTCAATTAAAGGAATTGCTTATCAGACCGAAATATTAGAGACAAATAAGCTATTCACCGTTAAACTTCAATATAGAGCTACTCATCCTGGGGAAATTCTACTCATTAATATTGACAATAGCGAAAATATAAATTCGGTTGAAGTCTACATCTTTAACAGGGTATTTTCAACGATCAGAGAATATGAGAATCTTACACCTATTATTTTAATAGGAATTGATTTAGAAACTAAACCAGGCATTTACAAGATGATTATTTATTTAAACACAAAAAAAGGTGAGAATTTCAAAATTGAAAAATCCATTAGAATTTTAGGCAAGAAATTTCCTCTCAAAAAATTATGGGTAGACGAAAAGTATGTAGTGCCGCCTCCTGAGGCTTTGGAAAGAATCAAAAAGGAAAAGGAAATTCTTAATTCTATCTGGAAAACTGTAACGCCGAACTGGTTTATAAATGGTAATTTTATAACTCCCCTTGAAGGAAAAGGAAAATTTAATTTCGGAGAGAGGCGAATATTTAACAGAAAGTACAGATCTATTCACAGTGGAGAAGACTTAATTTCCAAGCATGGAGATGATATAAAAGCTTCCAATGATGGAAAGGTAGTTTTAGCTCAAGAACTCTATTTCTCAGGAAATACAGTTATCATTGATCACGGAAAAGGTCTCTACACATTATACTGTCATTTATCTTCATTCAACATAAAAAAAGATGAATTTATAAAAAAAGGAGATATTATAGGCAAAGTAGGAGCAACAGGGAGAGCAATAGGCCCTCACCTTCACTGGGGAGTAAAATTATATGACAGTCAAATTGATCCTTATTCTTTATTATCGATGCCATTAGATTTATTCAAAAACAACAACTAA